TGAAGAGATTCTTATAGAGGAAGTACGGAAACGACCACCTCTTTGGAATTTCACATTTCCGAAAGGGGTGCCCGTACTAAGGAGAAGCTGTGGAAAGAGATTGCTGTTAGCATGAaagatataacattttttaattgaggcATGAGAGCCATATctgttataaatgtatttatcatGTTTTTCATCTTAAGAGAAATGACTGTAgcgcaaataaaaaagaagtggAAGTCATTGTCCAATATGTTCAGGAGACATCGCAAAGGTAACATTCAGCCTAGTGGTTCTGCGGCTGCCAAAAAGGTTAAATGGATCCACTACGAAAGGCTTAGTTTTTTACATAACATGCAATTTGAAAACGTGTACGTAAATGCACTCtcatatgttttatataaatgtagttCGTACAGcggttaaaatattattttaacctctttctcttttaagaCAATATCAAACATTGCCGATCTCTCCAACAGTCCAGACGTTTCGCAAAACAGCACAGAAACATATGACCACAGTAGCAGTACATCTCAAAATAGTAGACGTAGATCACGTaagaatatttcaattataattgaattaattactgtttaaaaaatgcatgcactaaaattactaattatgacgttcttatatttttaataaatgttagttttgtagaaaacatttataacattgtaCTGAAAcaattgttacaataaataattttactatagtaatgtttaaataaatatagtattttataattaaaaatacacttTTACCATAACtaaatgtttttaagaaaatagttaagaaatattataattgactgccagtactgaaaatctatagttcacGTACTGTAAATTTTTAGTACTGGTAGTCAATTTTGAAATGCAGCCATTGtgagttaaaaaataacaaattgattTCAGAAAGTGACTCAGGGCGCGAGAGGTCGGTCGAGCCTGGAGCCATTATGGACAGAGTGGAGGAATTGATGAATGAACCTGTATTGGTTGATGTAATCGGAGGCCTGCCTGACGACGAATTCACTGAGTTCGGAATGATTGTCGCCTCTAAGCTGCGAGCTCTCAGTGCGGATGCAAGTGAATCGGGAATGATTGAAATATTGCAGCTTTTGcgtgaaataagaaaaaacgaccaaaagtagattttttaagaatatttttatatttttaaatatttttataataaaaaattagtaagatatacaaatcaattatttgtgTCTATTAAATTGCCACGGTATTGATCCTTCATTACAAAAGTAATCGCGAAATTTATCACGAATTACCATGCAGTATCGAGTACTTGTGTTGGTTCCacaattagtaatattttgaaatgcgCATCTATCCTCCATTATTCTCTTTGTCGATCATATTTAGAGggacataaatatttcttccgATGTCTTCTTTTCGGAGCCAGTTATGCAAACACATTGTTGCTTGCACGATTGATGTAGCAGTTTGTGGCAGAGCAATAATCGGTTTACGATACACTCGCCATTGACTCGCTAAAATACCAAATGTATTCTCGACCATTCTTCTTGCACGACTTAACCGATAGTTAAAAATGTCCTGCTGCGGAGTCAATCCATTTTTGCCTGGGTAGGGTCTAAGCAGATATGGTTTTAAGGGGAAAGTCTCGTCTCCCACAAGAATGAATGGTAGAGTTCGTCCATCTTCAACAGCTGCTGGCTTCGGCACGTTCATGCGTTGAGAGTCAAAATTTCTCCCTATAATACTGTCTCCAAAAATTCCGCCATCACTTCGTCGGCCGTATGCTCCGATGTCCACAAATcggataatataatttgtatcacAAATACACAATAGAACAATGCTGTGCGATTGTTTGTAATTGAAATAGGTGGAACCGGCATTATTGGGACACTGAAATAATATCGAAtagttatatttcaaataatgcagCGTAatggatttttttaaaatattttgggtAAAGCGTATGCATTGCTTCTAAAGGATATTATCACTCTAATTCTTGTTACGTCagagataaatatttctaaaaaaatacaaacctGTATGGTCACATGTTTGCCATCAATGGCGCCAAAGCAGTGGGCACAATTTGTTTTATCCTTGAAATTCTGCGCAATATTTAACCACGCTGTTTCAGTTAATGCACGTGGTAAAACTAGTGGATGTAAGATATCCCAAATCGCTTTGCACGTCTCTCCAATTATGTTGTTTGCTGTGCTAACTCCTACGAGATATTGGTATGACATTGAGATCATCGAATCACCAGATGCAAGATATCTGAAACATTGAGAACATAGAAGCAAACactaaacatatttttgtactattacatattatatataataaagcgTAACAAACCTTAATGTTAACGCCAAGCGTTCTTTAGGTCCTATACACTCTCGAACAACATtcattttttgcaattgtGCTCCAACTAATAACAACAGTCCTTCTAACTGCGTTGCCGACATTCgaaaatagttataataacGTATGCCATCTTCCAACGTCAGTTTAGAGATGGACACATGAAAGAAGCTATGCTTCTGACAGTCTTTTAAGTATGGAGCTACCCAATACTGTTTCTTTTTGTACTTTCGTTTCTTTTGTATTCTTTGCAACTCCAACGTTACAGCAGTTGCAATCGCTATCCGTCGCTTCTTGATGGCTCTTGTTATtgctattttcaaattatttgcatACTGAGTGGTATACACCCCGTTTGTACTGTCACCTTCATTTTTACTCActactctttattttttattataataattatttctctgCAATAACCTATAACTGATATTAAAGTCGCTAGCGATTTGTCGTTACATGAATATGTACGGGAGAAAAGCGACGGATACTTGTCGCTGGCGTCACTTCTCCCAAGTCGCCAGCGATTTCTCGCTGCATGAATTCGCACCTTAAGTTGAAagaatacacacacacacacacacacacacacacacacacacacacacacacacacacacacacacacacacacacacacacacacacacacacacacacacacacacacacacacacacacacacacacacacacgtatatatatatatataatgtgtttttgtgcgtagaacacgaatctggcagaaaaaagtgTCGCTCTATTTGACAAGTTATGAAACCTGTCATATCGACGAAATGTTGTGACTGAACATGGTCCCGTGGTCCTGTGGCcatatattttgacatattttgaCTGAGAGAGAATCAATATATTAtcagaaaacgcgtgggcggggaGGAGTTCCGTCCCTCCCCCTGCACCCTCTcccgtaattttttctaacctaacccacacattttaaagtcgatatttggttaatgcgaaaatattggaaatgaacagcgtggaaagtcgcaaatagtggtactgtacaagcgtgaatgtcgtttattttacgttttacaaATACAATACATGATTCCAATCagcaagcaatattttataaatgttttttaaatctttatttttgattatttttacattattagcgtttattgtacaaataatatttatttaatatttattacatttattttatataaattatctattttaaataatgatttaaaaaaatatttataaaacgtttatttaacgtttatttaatatttaaaaattattaattttttattaaaaataatagtttaagaaaattagttatctaacatttatttaatgtttattcaaaatttattttaaatctaaaaaagtatttaaaataatatttaaaaaatattaatttaatattaatttaatatttatattttaataattaattatttaaaatagtaatttagggcaaatatttatataatatttaattaatatttatgtaatattaatttaacattttaataaaacgtttaaaataatatttacataagatttatttaatatttatgtaatatttgtttaaacctttaaaaaaatattttaaaaaatattaaaaaaatgtttatgtattgttaatgtaatattgatttaatatttatgttataacaattaattatttgaaataatgatttagagcaaatatttatataatatttaattaatattttttagaaatgacatctattttttatttttttatgaacagagcaaaaatagatcttttcatatttcacatactatttcgcatatgtgaaaatcagtaaaaaattgtaatactttatatttatatttatttataaaaatataagttaactatacatgtttcatccttctgacaacatctattgaaataatgtatatcaaatatgtgtgtgttaacataaagtattcatggatcatcacgaagcatTAGGATGcatacgatcttcgaagtcaagcaacgtcgggagtggttgacacttggatgagTGACTGTTTTTTCAggcgtagaaattaaatatgttctaACGGGTACTGTGGCTTGGTTGAAACATGTATATAGTCTTCTCccctttacaaaattatcgtagaaatttattagattgatGAGTTACGttgaatg
This genomic stretch from Monomorium pharaonis isolate MP-MQ-018 chromosome 4, ASM1337386v2, whole genome shotgun sequence harbors:
- the LOC118645200 gene encoding protein ALP1-like, with the protein product MQREIAGDLGEVTPATMSKNEGDSTNGVYTTQYANNLKIAITRAIKKRRIAIATAVTLELQRIQKKRKYKKKQYWVAPYLKDCQKHSFFHVSISKLTLEDGIRYYNYFRMSATQLEGLLLLVGAQLQKMNVVRECIGPKERLALTLRYLASGDSMISMSYQYLVGVSTANNIIGETCKAIWDILHPLVLPRALTETAWLNIAQNFKDKTNCAHCFGAIDGKHVTIQCPNNAGSTYFNYKQSHSIVLLCICDTNYIIRFVDIGAYGRRSDGGIFGDSIIGRNFDSQRMNVPKPAAVEDGRTLPFILVGDETFPLKPYLLRPYPGKNGLTPQQDIFNYRLSRARRMVENTFGILASQWRVYRKPIIALPQTATSIVQATMCLHNWLRKEDIGRNIYVPLNMIDKENNGG